In Nicotiana tabacum cultivar K326 chromosome 10, ASM71507v2, whole genome shotgun sequence, the DNA window CAGCCATGATTTAATTATGTAACAATTGTAGTTAATTAGGTAACGGCTACATTTTAATATTTGTAACAACTACAGATTAATTTCTTCATCTGTAACTGTTCAAACAGCTTTGCCTACAAAAGGCAGTCTTCTTTGTGAAGAATCTGACATAGAGAACACACCTTCATCTCTCTTCTTCAAACGATTTCTGGGCAATTATTTTGTGCAAATTCTAAACTGTCAGCCACGAGTGCACGTGTTTGGAGATGTTGTGGAATCTTGGGAAGAGACCGGTCTTAACGCTTTCAAGTCAATGACTTGCCACGATAcaatatttttgataagttgTTCTTGTTTCCTTCTTGTTCTTAGTCAATATTATCTACTCATTTTTCTTACAATTTAAAAGAGATTCTACATATAATATTGACTAATGGCTACCACTTTGAACAAAATATTTCCTGATCTGTCAAAGCTTGAGCCTTTAGATGGAAATAATTATAAGCGTTGGTCCcaaaaacttttaattttctttgaaCAATTAGAAGTTGATTACGTTTTGTTTAATAAACCACCTGCTAATGTTGTTGCTGATAGTTCTAATGCTAATactattgttgttgatgatgatgatgatgctaagAAGAAATTTGAAAACGATAATAAAACTGTTCGAGGGCATCTACTTAACCATATGAGTAACCCtctcttttatttgtttataaattataaatctGCTAAAGTCATATGGGACAGTTTGGAGAAGAAATATGGTGTAGATAATGCCGGAAAAAAGAAGTATGTCGTTAGAAAGTGGATCAAGTTTCAGATGGTCGACGATAAGCCAATCATGGAGCAGTTTCACGAGTATGAGAACTTGACTGCTGATGTTTTGAACGAAGGCACGAAGATGTGTGATATTCTTCAGGCTAATGTTCTGTTTGAAAAGTTTCCACCTTCCTGGAGTGATTACAGGAATCAACtgaaacacaaaaagaaaaacataactcTTCAAGAATTGATCAGACACATGAGGACTGAGGAAGCAAACTGTCTCAAAGATGAGGAGATAAGATAAAATATCTTTCTCTTAGTTCTTCTAAAGCTAACCTTGTGGAATATTCTATTACTTTTGTAAAACACATGTTTAAAGGAAAACAGAAGAAAGGCCAGGAGAAAGGACAAGTGAAGAGGCATTACATCAACAAGTCGGAGGGCCATATTCAAAAGTCGAAATGACCTTACTATGTCTGTGGCAAAATTGGTCATAAGTCCTTTCAGTGCAACCAGAGACAAGGACAAAGTATGGAGGAAAAGCTCCAGTCCAAGCTAACCTTACTGAGTGTGATGATTTCATTGCTTTTGAGGTCGTTGATGCGAACATGGTAGCTAACAAGACTGACTGGGTACTGGACACAGACGCTTCAAGGCACATTTACGCTAACAAGGAGCTATTTCACGATTTTGAGGAATCTGCTGATAGCGAGTGTGTCTACATGGGTAACTCCACTACAGCTAGAGTTATGGGTAAAGGAAAAATTCTCCTTAAGTTAACTTCTTAAAAAACCTTAGCCTTGAACAATATTTTGTATGTACCCTCCCTTCGTAGAAACTTAGTTTCTGGTGCGCTTTTTAACAAAGCAGGTcttaaatttatttttgaatCTAATAAAGTTGTTATTTCTCGTGGGGGGAGACTTTGTTGGGAAGGGTTACCTTAGTGGGGGTTTATTTGTACTGAACATCGCTCAAGAGATTACTAATATTAATGTTAGTACTTTCAATTCTGCTTATATTGCCGAGTCTATTGATTTGTGGCATGGTAGATTAGGTCATGTTAATATTGCTTCTATTAAAAAAACTTAGAAAAATGGAATTAATTCATGCAGTTAATGTtgataatttttctaagtgtcctATTTGTGTAGAATCAAAACATACCAAAAAGCCTTTTAAGAATGTAACTAGCAGAAAAACAGAATTACTTGAACTAGTGCATTCAGACTTAACAGATTTCAAGAACACTGTTAGTAAGGgtggaaagaaatactacatcacCTTTGCAGATGACTTTTCTAGATACACTAAGGTATATCTTCTTAAGCCAAAAAATGAGGCAGAAAGCATGTTTTTGAAATACAaggcagaaacagaaaatcaattAGACAAAAAAATCAAGAGACTTAGGTCTAACAAAAGTGGTGAATATAGTACTAATATTCTGGAAGcctttttgtgagaaaaatgGTATTATACATGAGGTTAGTGCTCCATATACTCCCCAACAAAATGGTATAGCCGAACAAAAAAATATAACCCttaaggaaatgatgaattctatGCTTTTGAGTTCGGGTTTATATGATAATATATGGGGGGAGCTGTTTTATCTGCATGTTATGTTCTTAATAAAGGtcctcataagaagttagataAAACCCCGTATGAGTTATGGAAAGGGTTTGCCCCTAACTTGAAAATTCTGAAAGTGAGGGGTGTTTGGCTAAGGTTGGTCTACGTGATTTTAAACAAGTAACTGTTGGACCCAAGACTTTTGATGCTATTTTCATTGGTTATGCTCAAAATAGTGTTGCGTATAGATTTATGTCTTTGAATGGAAGTTTTATTTGTGTATCTAAAGATGTAGAATTTTTTTGAGCATATTTTTCCATTGAAAAATAATGTGCCTAATAATGCTTCTACATCTATGTCTGTTAATTCTCATATTGTGCCTTCTTCTAGTGTTACTGCTAATGAGCATGAAAATGAACTTAGAAGGAGTAAGAGGCATAGAATTGAAGCTAGCTTTGGCCCTGACTTTATCACTATTTTCTTGACTGAAAATATTTATCTTGATGTTTTGAATGATGAATTAGCGTCTATCTATTTAATAGAAGAAGACCCTAAGACTTATAATGAAGCAATGAGGTCAATAGGTGCTAGTTTTTGGAAAGAGGTCATTAAAAGTGAATTAGACTCTATAGTTTCTAATCACACTTAGGATTTGTCTGATTTGCCTAAAGGTTGTAAACCCATAAGTAGCAAGTGGATATTTAAGAAGAAATTGAGACCTGATGGTACAATTGAGAAATATAAGGGTAGACTCGTTATTGGGGAttttaaccaaaagaaaggcattgattactttgacacttattcTCATGTGACTAAGATAATGACTATTAGAGctcttgttgctttagcttctaTTAATAATTTTGtgatacatcaaatggatgttaaaacggcTTTCTTAAATAGTGATTTAGAGGAAGAGATCTATATGTCTCAAGATGAGGTATTTGTGATCCAAGGACAGGAGAATAATGTATGCAAATTGAGAAAGTCactgtatggtctaaagcaggcACATACGCAATGATATGAAAAATTTAATAGCACATTAGTGGGTAACACTTTTGTTGTTAATGCATCTGATACTTGTATTTATTCCAAGATGATAGGATCAGATTATGTTATTATATgtctgtatgtggatgacatgttaatcttTGGCCCTAATGTGAATGTTGTTAATGCGACTAAGAATTTTTTGTCttctaaatttgaaatgaaaaatctTGGAGAAGCAGATGTGATTTTAGggattaaaatcaaaagaacttcTAATGTTTTTTCGTTATCTCGATCTCATTGTATTGAGAAAATGTTGAAAAGGTTTAATTGTTTTGATGTAGCTCCTGTGAGAACTCCTTATGATCCTAGCATATGCTTGAGAAAGAATACGGAATCTAGTGTTTCTTAAACTGAATATGCTAAGATAATTAGTAGTGTAATGTTTCTCATGAATTATACACGACCTAATATTGCTTATGTTGTTAGTAgattgagtagatatactcaCAACCCTAGTAGTGAACACTGGAATGCTCTTCATCGTTTGCTAAGGTATTTGAGAGGTACTATGGTTTGGTGTTTgcattttaataaatttcttacTGTTTTAGAAGGATTTTGTGATGCAAACTGGATTACTGACAATGATGAAATTAGCTCCACTAGTGGCTATGTATTTACTTTGGGTGCACGTGCTATTTCATGGAAGTCTTCAAAACAGACTTGTATAGCACGATCTACTATGGAGTCTAAATTCATTGCTCTTGAGCTGGTAGGGCAAGAAGCCGAGTGGTTGAGAAACTTATTAATAGACGTGTCTTTATGGGAAATACAAGCTTCACCAATTTCTCTACATTGTGACTCACAGGCGGCAATTAGAATTGCCAAAAATAGTATGTACAATGGAAAAAGAAGACATATCCGCATTAGACAAGGTACGGTAAAATAATTGTTGAAACATGatgttattttcttggaatatgtAAGATCCGAAAAAAAATTGGTGGATCCTTTAACCAAGGGTTTGACAATGAGAGTTATCATTGAAACGTCGAGGAGGATAGAGCTAAAGCCCATGGATTGAGGAAGTATGGTGGATACCCATTTGTGGCCAAACGAAGCCATATGAGACCTCAATATGCAACCATATTTCCTATTCTTGTGGCGTGTAGTAGTGCTTTATAAGGTTGAGCTTATTTTGCTCTTAATGATTCCATAGCCTTAAGGTGGTCTATGTGTAGAGAGACTTGATGGAATCACCTACGTGAGTATAAATATGCGGTCgccttttatgaaagacttgggggATGTCTTTCTAGAGCACTCATGAGACCCAAGGTATGTGCATGACCATAAAAGCACTTCGTTAGTATCGCGGAGTTTGCATAGAATTAAGGATATAATATGTGTTATGGGGGTCTCAACTCTCAACTAATGTACATTCAGTTCAAGAGTGCTTCACTTTGTGGGTGTTAGTTGTTGCCTCATTGCACTACGTGTCAATTCAAATCGAAAAATATTGACACTTAAGTACATGTTCCTTCTTTTGCCCAGAATTTTTCTTATTCTATTTTTGTCTTTGCATTAGTGGGATTGTTGGTAGTATTTTATACTTTATAATGCAAAGTCAAAAATTTCTTTGTAgtccattttccttctttacttctttgtctTTTGTGGAAAACAAAGTGTCCCTCATTGGTTGTGAAATTTTTTTTCTTCACTTTATAATGAATTACTCTTCGTTGGACTTGTAAAGAGCTAGTAAAAGGAAGTGTCTCGCGCACATGAGAAGTTGGTCTTGAAGGCAAAACGGGTCGATTTGCCTCCTCCCCACCCCCACCTCCGGCGCACGCGAGATATACGTGAGAACTAATCCAAATCTGGTTTTGctaaaattatttctttaatttttgaGCTTACCAGAAAAGTGTCCAATTACATGCTTACTAGAATATGTCCAAATTCTTTCTCTTTGACTTGGATTTTGTAATGTCCAATTTTGTAACAGCCATAATTTAATTATTGTAACAACCATGATTTAATTCGTGTAACAGCTGTAGTTAATTGGGTAACGGCTGTATTTTAATATCTGTAACACCTACAGATTAATTTCTTCATCTGTAACTGTTCAAACAGCTTTGCCTACAAAGGTCAATCTTCTTTATGAATAATCTGACATAGAGAACACACCTTCATCTCTCTTCTTCAAACGATTTCTGAACGAGTGCACGTGATTGGAGGTGCTGTGGAACCTTGGGGAGCGACCGGTCTTAACGATTTGTATCCAATCAGGCCGAAATCGCTTTCAAGGCAGTAACTTGCAACGATAcaatatttttgataagttaTTGTTTCCTTGTTCTTAGTCAATATTATCTACTCATTTTTCTTACAGTTGGTAAGTTTGggcttattttatatatttccgTAAGATTCTCTAAATTAACATAAAGTTCAAATCATTAATCCACCTCTATTCAGGATACATAGCTGTAAACACTGATCAAATCAAGGAGGATGTGGAGTTGCAGTGTCGTTTAAAGTCAAACTTGTTACACTGGTACTGCAAGCTGAATTGTACTTTTCGTACTTGCTTTTGCCATATATTTCTATGACTACTCTATTTGAAGGGTTCTCCAATTATTCTTTATCAAAACAGTAATCTTTGTCTCAACTATAGGTGTTTATCGGGCGGGCTGAGACGGACTGGACACAAAAATGGTCAGCTCGTTAGGGTTACGGCCGGGTTGTTAGCGGGCTGAAGTTAATGGGCTGGTGGCGGGCTAGGATTTTTCGGGTTCTATAGGGCCCGTACGGGTTCGGGCCTAGCGGGTTTGGGCGGGTCGGgctttcattttttttaactatcttatatttttctttttcaatattaTTGATAGTTAAGTACTTAAGTGTTTTCAAacttttaagggttaaaattaaagattagaattgaacttttaagggttagaattaaaagaa includes these proteins:
- the LOC142165387 gene encoding uncharacterized protein LOC142165387; the protein is MATTLNKIFPDLSKLEPLDGNNYKRWSQKLLIFFEQLEVDYVLFNKPPANVVADSSNANTIVVDDDDDAKKKFENDNKTVRGHLLNHMSNPLFYLFINYKSAKVIWDSLEKKYGVDNAGKKKYVVRKWIKFQMVDDKPIMEQFHEYENLTADVLNEGTKMCDILQANVLFEKFPPSWSDYRNQLKHKKKNITLQELIRHMRTEEANLQPETRTKYGGKAPVQANLTECDDFIAFEVVDANMVANKTDWVLDTDASRHIYANKELFHDFEESADSECVYMGNSTTARVMESKHTKKPFKNVTSRKTELLELVHSDLTDFKNTVSKGGKKYYITFADDFSRYTKNFFEHIFPLKNNVPNNASTSMSVNSHIVPSSSVTANEHENELRRSKRHRIEASFGPDFITIFLTENIYLDVLNDELASIYLIEEDPKTYNEAMRSIGCKPISSKWIFKKKLRPDGTIEKYKGRLVIGDFNQKKGIDYFDTYSHVTKIMTIRALVALASINNFVIHQMDVKTAFLNSDLEEEIYMSQDEVFVIQGQENNVCKLRKSLYGLKQMIGSDYVIICLYVDDMLIFGPNVNVVNATKNFLSSKFEMKNLGEADVILGIKIKRTSNVFSLSRSHCIEKMLKRFNCFDVAPVRTPYDPSICLRKNTESSVS